A stretch of Myxococcus virescens DNA encodes these proteins:
- a CDS encoding 2OG-Fe(II) oxygenase, which yields MRAYITRREAMPRSALHELRTALLGSRFVARSPLMGTFQASRGFAFIFTHEGRATLEARFPFLVPYLAHVLDPIHATGLLPWHERLWGSRRERPAPNAFYLNLLLLDAGRGVGRHIDATLQEPSGVPDATPRHVSVLYLQVPERVRGGELRLLQNDTPVGEIRPREGLLVHFRGDLQHEVRPFTGSQEGATRASLVCEQYAFPPEALARIPAFRIQSKAGFAAYLDHQREQPGGGSVGTLE from the coding sequence GTGCGCGCTTACATCACCCGCCGAGAGGCCATGCCCCGCAGCGCGCTTCACGAACTGCGGACCGCCCTGCTCGGCTCGCGCTTCGTGGCACGCAGTCCGTTGATGGGGACGTTCCAGGCCAGCCGGGGGTTTGCCTTCATCTTCACGCACGAGGGCCGCGCCACGTTGGAGGCCCGCTTCCCCTTTCTGGTGCCCTACCTGGCCCACGTGCTGGACCCGATCCATGCGACAGGGTTGTTGCCTTGGCATGAGCGGCTCTGGGGTTCGCGGCGGGAGCGGCCCGCCCCCAATGCATTCTATCTCAACCTCTTGTTGCTCGATGCGGGGCGCGGCGTGGGGCGACACATCGACGCGACACTGCAGGAGCCCAGCGGCGTCCCCGATGCGACGCCCCGGCACGTGAGCGTGCTGTATCTCCAGGTCCCCGAGCGCGTCCGGGGTGGCGAGCTGCGCCTTCTCCAGAATGACACCCCCGTGGGTGAAATCCGCCCACGCGAGGGCCTGCTGGTGCACTTCCGCGGCGACCTCCAACACGAGGTGCGGCCCTTCACTGGCAGCCAGGAAGGCGCGACCCGCGCCAGCCTCGTGTGTGAGCAATACGCCTTCCCGCCCGAGGCGCTCGCCCGAATCCCCGCCTTCCGCATCCAATCCAAGGCAGGCTTCGCCGCGTATCTCGACCACCAGCGCGAGCAGCCCGGTGGCGGCTCCGTGGGCACGTTGGAATAG
- a CDS encoding expansin EXLX1 family cellulose-binding protein, whose protein sequence is MHPLRSKSRRFLLPVAAVFIACGGCSDDPSGGGAPLGEEQQGIATFYNATGSGNCSYEPTGDLMVAAMNTPQYANSAACGQCVDITGPKGSVRVRIVDRCPECESGHLDLSRQAFARIAEMEQGRVNITWTPVSCDVAGNIEYHFKEGSNPWWTAIQVRNHRLPIQKLEWRRGTGGWQDVPRESYNYFVNLSGMGDGPFSVRVTAVDGQQLEDTLDRVLDNRSAEGSGQFR, encoded by the coding sequence ATGCACCCTCTTCGCTCGAAGTCCCGGCGCTTCCTCCTCCCTGTCGCCGCGGTGTTCATCGCCTGTGGCGGTTGCAGTGACGACCCGTCTGGCGGCGGCGCGCCGCTGGGCGAGGAGCAACAGGGCATCGCCACCTTCTACAACGCCACCGGCTCCGGCAATTGCAGCTACGAGCCGACGGGTGACTTGATGGTGGCCGCCATGAACACGCCTCAGTACGCCAACAGCGCGGCCTGTGGGCAGTGCGTGGACATCACCGGGCCCAAGGGCTCGGTCCGCGTGCGCATCGTGGACCGCTGCCCGGAGTGTGAATCCGGCCACCTGGACCTGAGCCGGCAGGCCTTCGCCCGCATCGCGGAGATGGAGCAGGGCCGGGTCAACATCACCTGGACGCCGGTGTCCTGCGACGTGGCGGGGAACATCGAGTACCACTTCAAGGAAGGCAGCAATCCCTGGTGGACCGCCATCCAGGTCCGCAACCACCGCCTGCCCATCCAGAAGCTGGAGTGGCGGCGCGGCACCGGCGGATGGCAGGACGTCCCGCGCGAGAGCTACAACTACTTCGTCAACTTGAGCGGCATGGGCGACGGTCCCTTCTCCGTACGCGTCACCGCCGTGGACGGCCAGCAACTGGAAGACACGCTGGACAGAGTCCTCGACAACCGCAGTGCCGAGGGCTCTGGCCAGTTCCGCTAG
- a CDS encoding DUF1330 domain-containing protein, protein MAVDPQHTDVERFMREDPGGPVVILNLVRFKEGGRTSYEAYASAVMPFIQKVGAQPLYAGDGSTALVADPGQTWDAVLLVRYPSRAAFLQMVADPEYQHIAHLRTEALQEAVLQATTPWATSPEP, encoded by the coding sequence ATGGCCGTCGATCCTCAGCACACCGACGTTGAACGCTTCATGCGGGAGGATCCGGGAGGCCCCGTGGTCATCCTGAACCTGGTGCGCTTCAAGGAAGGCGGCCGCACGTCCTATGAAGCCTATGCGAGCGCGGTGATGCCCTTCATCCAGAAGGTGGGCGCCCAGCCCCTCTACGCCGGAGACGGCTCCACGGCGCTGGTGGCCGATCCCGGACAAACGTGGGACGCGGTGCTCCTGGTCCGCTATCCCAGCCGCGCCGCCTTCCTCCAGATGGTGGCGGACCCGGAGTACCAGCACATCGCACACCTGCGCACGGAGGCACTCCAAGAAGCCGTGCTCCAGGCCACCACGCCCTGGGCCACGTCGCCGGAGCCCTGA
- a CDS encoding DNA repair ATPase — MATDGGKGAAPAGEAALEGGSYEVIRSRLLSQADVLGAKATDLNGRRKALFGGTELTVIGNERVRTEHNCVPCDIASVGKYLLFGYNVFIGLKRETSVSDVFSLHKFEKTADGYDFSAVSNSEAGGFLADPRFVKDFGELYKYYKDAKLLQIRKLDSRLLAVFQTGQSLRDIKVFRFSLDLEGRATYLDNQGERDHVFPPSHDFEWTVATRDNYVTGQHPHVNVLDQVFVETVKGDLTIKVEDNTSTGMGIYSEPVDDPDQSLDDAEFAWAQVGTLILLRVLPFREKTHRYLVFNSRTQHVVRIDAMGQACVRLPEDQGIVFPGGYYLQTGDFKVFDGAAASEGMEFKRAIRSPNGEDVLYIFHRRTDGCYVLFPYNLVRKEVQNPLVAHGMSLFSDGQLVIFRSASDEPTRVHPMQVWQTPFVSAEHAAGTPPAPGYLGKVGNAELVRGISDALTIQRIAKSEKPTRRTYEDLVSSATRALDAYYWLGHEETGLQEPVETLRRTAELIIDEFEKVVAMQKRATESLAGAEVEQETLLLRVQPENLTHAEAFMQALADLRKQRGHLITLKDIRYMDLGRVDVLETAVVEASDRVSTACVEFLQTGEALAPLASRLDELLAQLEPVQTSVELAPLGEDVERTAHGLEVLGEVVGGLQVGDPLARARILEGISELFSRLNRVRASLAAKRKELSGREKRAEFGAQFKLLGQSIESSLSQADSPERCDEAMSRLTVQLEELEGRFGEFDEFLEQITQKREELLEAFGARKQSLLDERQRRAQSLFGAAERILQGVQRRAKSFKTDDELNGYYASDAMILKLRQLADQLMELQDSVRADEVMSRVKSAKQDALRALRDRQDLFADGDNVIKLGTYRFNVNTQPLDLTLLPRDGELYLQLTGTDYAQKVDDAELLKYRDLWDQHLVSESPAVYRSEYLAGCLLADAEDGKRGQSLDALHEALIGGTLLEKVRAYAADRFDEGYERGVHDADAVSILEKLLGLHQGAGLLRFAPVPRAWAALYWAFDADEAARTVFQRRARSLARLRTTFASGGSMAEVGEALGERIATFLTANGLAHSPAEPRQAGRYLVEELGAEHPRFTTSGEAVALRDAFLNELDRHGTRSAFEDDLRGLEKDLGARLELARVWLDGYLAQREGGPGDSVHVALETAVLLLTGSKLDRETAGALTATEVSALLGNHSRIQDRKLPLRLDEFLARLGEFRQVRVPQYQAYRALLRDLLERERRKLRLEELTPKVLSSFVRNRLIDEVYLPLIGANLAKQLGAAGEGKRTDRMGMLLLMSPPGYGKTTLMEYVASRLGLTFVKVNGPALGHSVKSLDPAEAPNATSRQEVERINLSFEMGNNVMLYLDDIQHTDPELLQKFISLCDGQRRVEGVWNGRTRTYDLRGKKFCVVMAGNPYTETGERFRIPDMLANRADTYNLGDILDGKEHLFALSYIENALTSNTVTAPLATRDPADTHRLIRMAQGEEVQTGELKHGYAAAELQEIIAVFQRMFRAQSVLLKVNLQYIASAAQDERFRSEPAFKLQGSYRNMNKLTEKIVSAMTDDELERLIDDHYQGESQTLTTAAEQNLLKLAEMRGRLTPEKAKRWEDIKQGFARVKRMGGKDDDPVARVTGQLSGIEEQLGAVRDAVVQAANHVSASQARDEQPGPVVEVLPRLESLREAVLEVAKVGRESVKAAKATPAPVVAAPVAAGPDLTPYLKHMAHLLKALTERVAAQAERPAEPPESAPTVRMAAPMASPDFGAYMEQLSRAITALAERPVNVSANVPAEALQRTALTGPSPAELSRQIELVEGVLLPLERASRRAIQGEGEGVMKSLQVWQNVTEALELLRSMLRR, encoded by the coding sequence ATGGCAACTGACGGTGGCAAGGGCGCGGCGCCCGCGGGCGAGGCGGCGCTGGAAGGCGGCAGCTACGAGGTCATCCGTTCGCGGCTCCTGTCGCAGGCGGATGTGCTGGGCGCGAAGGCGACGGACCTCAACGGGCGGCGCAAGGCGCTCTTCGGTGGGACCGAGCTGACCGTCATCGGCAACGAGCGGGTGCGCACCGAGCACAACTGCGTCCCGTGCGACATCGCCAGCGTCGGCAAGTACCTGCTCTTCGGCTACAACGTCTTCATCGGCCTGAAGCGGGAGACGTCGGTGTCCGACGTGTTCTCCCTGCACAAGTTCGAGAAGACGGCCGACGGGTACGACTTCTCCGCCGTGTCCAACTCCGAGGCCGGCGGGTTCCTGGCGGACCCGCGCTTCGTGAAGGACTTCGGCGAGCTCTACAAGTACTACAAGGACGCGAAGCTCCTTCAGATTCGCAAGCTGGACTCGCGCCTGCTGGCCGTCTTCCAGACGGGCCAGTCGCTGCGCGACATCAAGGTCTTCCGCTTCAGCCTGGACCTGGAGGGCCGCGCCACCTACCTGGACAACCAGGGCGAGCGCGACCACGTCTTCCCGCCGTCGCACGACTTCGAGTGGACGGTGGCCACGCGGGACAACTACGTCACCGGCCAGCACCCGCACGTCAACGTGCTGGACCAGGTGTTCGTGGAGACGGTGAAGGGCGACCTCACCATCAAGGTGGAGGACAACACCTCCACCGGCATGGGTATCTACAGCGAGCCCGTGGACGACCCGGACCAGTCGCTGGACGACGCCGAGTTCGCCTGGGCCCAGGTGGGCACGCTCATCCTGCTGCGGGTGCTGCCGTTCCGGGAGAAGACGCACCGCTACCTCGTCTTCAACTCGCGCACGCAGCACGTCGTGCGCATCGACGCGATGGGTCAGGCGTGCGTGCGGCTGCCGGAGGACCAGGGCATCGTCTTCCCGGGCGGCTATTACCTCCAGACAGGGGACTTCAAGGTCTTCGACGGCGCCGCGGCGTCGGAAGGCATGGAGTTCAAGCGCGCCATCCGCTCGCCCAACGGCGAGGACGTGCTCTACATCTTCCACCGGAGGACGGACGGCTGCTACGTCCTCTTCCCGTACAACCTGGTGCGCAAGGAGGTGCAGAACCCCCTGGTCGCGCACGGCATGAGCCTGTTCTCAGACGGGCAGCTCGTCATCTTCCGCTCCGCGTCGGATGAGCCCACGCGCGTCCACCCGATGCAGGTGTGGCAGACCCCGTTCGTATCCGCGGAGCACGCGGCGGGGACGCCGCCGGCCCCGGGCTACCTGGGCAAGGTGGGCAACGCGGAGCTGGTGCGCGGCATCTCGGACGCGCTGACGATTCAGCGGATCGCGAAGTCGGAGAAGCCCACCCGGCGCACGTATGAGGACCTGGTGTCCTCGGCCACCCGCGCGCTGGACGCGTACTACTGGCTGGGCCATGAGGAGACGGGCCTCCAGGAACCGGTGGAGACCCTGCGGCGCACCGCCGAGCTCATCATCGATGAGTTCGAGAAGGTGGTCGCGATGCAGAAGCGCGCCACCGAGTCGTTGGCGGGCGCGGAGGTGGAGCAGGAGACGCTGCTGCTGCGCGTCCAGCCGGAGAACCTCACGCACGCGGAAGCCTTCATGCAGGCGCTGGCGGACCTGCGCAAGCAGCGCGGGCACCTGATTACGTTGAAGGACATCCGCTACATGGACCTGGGACGCGTGGACGTCCTGGAGACCGCGGTGGTGGAGGCGTCCGACCGGGTCAGCACGGCCTGCGTGGAGTTCCTCCAGACGGGCGAGGCGCTGGCGCCGCTGGCCTCGCGCCTGGACGAGCTGCTGGCGCAGCTGGAGCCGGTGCAGACGTCCGTGGAGCTGGCGCCCCTGGGCGAGGACGTGGAGCGGACGGCCCACGGCCTGGAGGTCCTGGGCGAGGTCGTTGGCGGTCTCCAAGTAGGTGACCCGCTGGCCCGTGCGCGCATCCTGGAGGGCATCTCCGAGCTGTTCAGCCGCCTCAACCGCGTGCGCGCCAGCCTCGCGGCCAAGCGCAAGGAGCTGTCCGGCCGGGAGAAGCGCGCGGAGTTCGGCGCGCAGTTCAAGCTGCTGGGGCAGAGCATCGAAAGCTCGCTGTCGCAGGCGGACAGCCCGGAGCGCTGCGACGAGGCGATGTCCCGCCTCACCGTGCAGTTGGAGGAGCTGGAGGGCCGCTTCGGCGAGTTCGACGAGTTCCTGGAGCAGATCACCCAGAAGCGCGAGGAGCTGCTGGAGGCCTTTGGCGCGCGCAAGCAGTCCCTGTTGGACGAGCGGCAGCGCCGCGCGCAGAGCCTCTTCGGGGCCGCGGAGCGCATCCTCCAGGGCGTGCAGCGCCGGGCCAAGTCCTTCAAGACGGACGACGAGCTCAACGGCTACTACGCCTCCGACGCGATGATCCTCAAGCTGCGCCAGCTGGCCGACCAGCTGATGGAGCTTCAGGACAGCGTCCGCGCGGACGAGGTGATGTCGCGCGTGAAGTCCGCCAAGCAGGACGCGCTGCGCGCCCTCCGGGACCGGCAGGACCTGTTCGCGGATGGTGACAACGTCATCAAGCTGGGGACGTACCGCTTCAACGTCAACACGCAGCCGCTGGACCTGACGCTGCTTCCGCGCGACGGGGAGCTGTATCTCCAGCTCACCGGCACGGACTACGCGCAGAAGGTGGATGACGCGGAGCTGCTGAAGTACCGCGACCTCTGGGACCAGCACCTGGTCTCCGAGTCGCCGGCCGTCTACCGCTCCGAGTACCTCGCGGGCTGCCTCCTGGCGGACGCGGAGGATGGCAAGCGTGGCCAGTCGCTGGATGCGCTGCACGAGGCGCTCATCGGCGGCACGCTGCTGGAGAAGGTGCGCGCGTACGCGGCCGACCGCTTCGACGAGGGCTACGAGCGCGGCGTCCATGATGCGGACGCGGTCTCCATCCTGGAGAAGTTGCTGGGCCTGCACCAGGGCGCCGGCCTGTTGCGCTTCGCGCCGGTGCCGCGCGCCTGGGCGGCGCTGTACTGGGCCTTCGACGCGGACGAGGCGGCCCGCACCGTGTTCCAGCGGCGCGCGCGCAGCCTGGCGCGGCTGCGCACCACCTTCGCGTCCGGTGGCAGCATGGCGGAGGTGGGCGAGGCACTGGGCGAGCGCATCGCCACGTTCCTCACCGCGAACGGCCTGGCGCACTCGCCGGCTGAGCCGCGGCAGGCGGGCCGTTACCTCGTCGAGGAGCTGGGCGCGGAGCACCCGCGCTTCACCACCAGCGGCGAGGCGGTGGCACTGCGGGACGCGTTCCTGAATGAGCTCGACCGGCACGGGACGCGGTCCGCGTTCGAGGACGACCTGCGCGGCCTGGAGAAGGACCTGGGCGCCCGGCTGGAGCTCGCCCGGGTGTGGCTGGACGGCTACCTCGCGCAGCGCGAGGGCGGTCCGGGGGATTCCGTCCATGTGGCGCTGGAGACGGCGGTGCTGCTGCTCACCGGCTCCAAGCTGGACCGTGAGACGGCGGGCGCGCTGACGGCCACCGAGGTCTCCGCGCTGCTGGGCAATCATTCGCGCATCCAGGACCGGAAGCTGCCGCTGCGCCTGGACGAGTTCCTGGCGCGCCTGGGCGAGTTCCGGCAGGTGCGGGTGCCCCAGTACCAGGCGTACCGTGCGCTGCTGAGGGACTTGCTGGAGCGCGAGCGCCGCAAGCTGCGCCTGGAGGAGCTGACGCCGAAGGTGCTGTCGTCCTTCGTGCGCAACCGGCTCATCGACGAGGTGTACCTGCCGCTCATCGGCGCCAACCTGGCGAAGCAGCTGGGCGCGGCGGGTGAGGGCAAGCGCACGGACCGCATGGGCATGCTGCTGCTCATGTCGCCTCCGGGCTACGGCAAGACGACGCTGATGGAGTACGTCGCCAGCCGCCTGGGGCTCACCTTCGTGAAGGTGAACGGCCCGGCGCTGGGTCACTCCGTGAAGTCGCTGGACCCGGCCGAGGCGCCCAACGCCACGTCCCGGCAGGAGGTGGAGCGCATCAACCTGTCCTTCGAGATGGGCAACAACGTGATGCTCTACCTCGACGACATCCAGCACACGGACCCGGAGCTGCTCCAGAAGTTCATCTCCCTGTGCGACGGCCAGCGCCGCGTGGAAGGCGTGTGGAACGGCCGGACGCGCACCTATGACCTGCGCGGCAAGAAGTTCTGCGTGGTCATGGCCGGCAACCCGTACACGGAGACGGGTGAGCGCTTCCGCATCCCGGACATGCTCGCCAACCGCGCGGACACCTACAACCTGGGTGACATCCTCGACGGCAAGGAGCACCTGTTCGCGCTCAGCTACATCGAGAACGCGCTCACCTCGAACACGGTGACGGCGCCGCTGGCCACGCGCGACCCGGCGGACACGCACCGCCTCATCCGCATGGCGCAGGGCGAGGAGGTCCAGACGGGCGAGCTGAAGCACGGCTACGCGGCGGCGGAGCTCCAGGAAATCATCGCGGTGTTCCAGCGCATGTTCCGGGCCCAGTCGGTGCTGCTGAAGGTGAACCTGCAGTACATCGCCTCGGCGGCGCAGGACGAGCGCTTCCGCTCCGAGCCCGCGTTCAAGTTGCAGGGCAGCTACCGCAACATGAACAAGCTGACGGAGAAGATTGTCTCCGCGATGACCGACGACGAGCTCGAGCGGCTCATCGACGACCACTACCAGGGCGAGTCCCAGACGCTGACGACGGCGGCGGAGCAGAACCTGCTCAAGCTGGCGGAGATGCGCGGGCGCCTGACGCCGGAGAAGGCGAAGCGCTGGGAGGACATCAAGCAGGGCTTCGCGCGCGTGAAGCGCATGGGCGGCAAGGACGACGACCCCGTGGCCCGCGTCACCGGTCAGCTCAGCGGCATCGAGGAGCAGTTGGGGGCGGTGCGCGACGCGGTGGTGCAGGCGGCCAACCACGTCTCTGCCAGCCAGGCGCGTGACGAGCAGCCGGGGCCGGTGGTGGAGGTGCTGCCTCGCCTGGAGTCCCTGCGCGAGGCCGTGCTGGAGGTGGCGAAGGTGGGCCGCGAGTCCGTGAAGGCCGCGAAGGCCACCCCGGCGCCCGTCGTCGCCGCGCCCGTGGCCGCGGGGCCGGACCTGACGCCATACCTCAAGCACATGGCGCACCTGCTCAAGGCGCTCACGGAGCGGGTGGCGGCGCAGGCCGAGCGCCCCGCGGAGCCGCCGGAGTCCGCGCCCACCGTGCGCATGGCTGCACCGATGGCTTCACCCGACTTCGGCGCGTACATGGAGCAGCTCTCCCGCGCCATCACCGCGCTGGCGGAGCGTCCTGTGAATGTGTCCGCCAACGTGCCCGCGGAGGCCCTGCAGCGCACCGCGCTCACGGGGCCGTCACCCGCCGAGCTGAGCCGTCAAATCGAGCTGGTGGAGGGCGTGCTGCTCCCGCTGGAGCGCGCCTCGCGCCGCGCCATCCAGGGCGAGGGCGAGGGCGTCATGAAGTCGCTCCAGGTCTGGCAGAATGTCACCGAGGCCCTGGAGCTGTTGCGCTCCATGCTGCGGCGCTGA
- a CDS encoding SPFH domain-containing protein, whose amino-acid sequence MDPITAVAAGIGGIILLGGILLTIVRLYRQVDQGKVLIVNTLKNEPVVTFTGAVVFPIINRAEVMDISLKTVEIDRRGKEGLICRDNIRGDIKVTFFVRVNKTREDVLKVAQTIGCARASDQETLENLFEAKFSEALKTVGKSFDFEELYTKREEIKDQVVNVIGRDLSGYMLEDCAIDFLEQTPVEMLDKDNILDAQGIRKITELTTKQNVFTNELRQDERMAVTKRNVEADEAIFALERQREEAAAKQKREIDSIQARETAEAERVKQEEYAKAQLARIKAEEEININEQNKARQIEVAQKNRERVVGVETERVEKDRALEAINRERETELQRIAKEKALEGEKKAIADVVRARIAVEKTVAEEEERIKDLRVKAEATRRKDALLITAEAQAQEKLVKDIKAAEASNEVAKFTAKEKLTLAEAELEAADKTAKAKVRLAEGVQAEAAAEGLAEVRVKEADAQAQEKLGMVNVRVKEAEAGAIEKQGHAEANIVREKLLAEAAGAQEKGLAQARVLEAEASAIQKRGEAEAIATREKQLAEAAAIQEKLLAEARGLAEKAASMKLMDGVGREHEEFRLKLNKERDVELEAIRAKKDIAHAQAEVLAKAFANAKFNIVGGDGQFFERFVKAVSFGTAVDGALDHGEALKTALGGYLNGEKDLPADLKEILSKPGLSNDAQNLAVAALLHKMAASPVAATSAGLKALVEDVARPGTVDKQG is encoded by the coding sequence ATGGACCCCATTACCGCGGTCGCTGCCGGCATCGGTGGCATCATCCTTCTCGGAGGCATCCTCCTCACCATCGTCCGGCTCTACCGGCAGGTGGACCAGGGCAAGGTGCTCATCGTCAACACGCTGAAGAACGAGCCGGTCGTCACCTTCACCGGCGCGGTGGTGTTCCCCATCATCAACCGGGCCGAGGTGATGGACATCTCCTTGAAGACGGTGGAAATCGACCGCCGTGGCAAGGAAGGCCTCATCTGCCGGGACAACATCCGGGGTGACATCAAGGTCACCTTCTTCGTCCGCGTGAACAAGACGCGCGAGGACGTGCTGAAGGTGGCGCAGACCATTGGCTGCGCGCGCGCCTCTGACCAGGAGACGCTGGAGAACCTCTTCGAGGCCAAGTTCTCCGAGGCCCTCAAGACGGTGGGCAAGAGCTTCGACTTCGAGGAGCTCTACACCAAGCGTGAGGAGATCAAGGACCAGGTCGTCAACGTCATCGGCCGTGACCTCAGCGGGTACATGCTGGAGGACTGCGCCATCGACTTCCTGGAGCAGACCCCGGTCGAGATGCTGGACAAGGACAACATCCTCGACGCGCAGGGCATCCGGAAGATCACCGAGCTGACGACGAAGCAGAACGTCTTCACCAACGAGCTGCGCCAGGACGAGCGCATGGCCGTCACCAAGCGCAACGTCGAGGCGGATGAGGCCATCTTCGCCCTCGAGCGTCAGCGTGAAGAGGCCGCCGCGAAGCAGAAGCGCGAGATCGACAGCATCCAGGCTCGCGAGACGGCCGAGGCCGAGCGCGTGAAGCAGGAGGAGTACGCCAAGGCCCAGCTGGCGCGCATCAAGGCCGAGGAAGAAATCAACATCAACGAGCAGAACAAGGCCCGGCAGATCGAGGTCGCGCAGAAGAACCGCGAGCGCGTGGTGGGCGTGGAGACCGAGCGCGTGGAGAAGGACCGCGCCCTGGAAGCCATCAACCGTGAGCGTGAGACGGAGCTGCAGCGCATCGCCAAGGAGAAGGCGCTCGAAGGCGAGAAGAAGGCCATCGCCGACGTGGTGCGCGCCCGCATCGCCGTGGAGAAGACGGTGGCGGAGGAGGAGGAGCGCATCAAGGACCTGCGCGTGAAGGCCGAGGCCACCCGCCGCAAGGACGCGCTGCTCATCACCGCCGAGGCGCAGGCGCAGGAGAAGCTGGTCAAGGACATCAAGGCGGCCGAGGCCTCCAACGAGGTGGCCAAGTTCACCGCCAAGGAGAAGCTGACGCTGGCCGAGGCCGAGCTGGAGGCCGCTGACAAGACGGCGAAGGCGAAGGTCCGTCTGGCCGAGGGCGTCCAGGCCGAGGCCGCCGCCGAGGGCCTGGCCGAGGTCCGCGTGAAGGAGGCCGACGCGCAGGCGCAGGAGAAGCTCGGCATGGTCAACGTCCGCGTGAAGGAAGCCGAGGCGGGCGCCATCGAGAAGCAGGGCCACGCGGAGGCGAACATCGTCCGCGAGAAGCTGCTGGCGGAGGCCGCGGGTGCGCAGGAGAAGGGCCTGGCCCAGGCGCGCGTGCTGGAGGCGGAAGCCAGCGCCATCCAGAAGCGCGGCGAGGCGGAGGCCATTGCCACGCGCGAGAAGCAGCTGGCCGAGGCTGCTGCCATCCAGGAGAAGCTGCTGGCCGAGGCCCGCGGTCTGGCGGAGAAGGCCGCGTCCATGAAGCTGATGGACGGCGTCGGCCGCGAGCACGAGGAGTTCCGCCTCAAGCTCAACAAGGAGCGCGACGTGGAGCTGGAGGCCATCCGCGCGAAGAAGGACATCGCGCACGCGCAGGCCGAGGTGCTGGCCAAGGCGTTCGCCAACGCGAAGTTCAACATCGTCGGTGGCGACGGCCAGTTCTTCGAGCGCTTCGTCAAGGCGGTGTCGTTCGGCACGGCGGTGGACGGCGCGCTGGACCACGGCGAGGCGCTGAAGACGGCGCTGGGCGGCTACCTCAACGGCGAGAAGGACCTGCCGGCCGACCTGAAGGAGATTCTCTCCAAGCCGGGCCTGAGCAACGACGCGCAGAACCTGGCCGTGGCCGCGCTGCTGCACAAGATGGCGGCCAGCCCCGTGGCCGCGACCTCCGCCGGCCTCAAGGCGCTGGTGGAAGACGTGGCGCGTCCGGGCACGGTCGACAAGCAGGGCTGA
- a CDS encoding methyltransferase: MSQQPRASHAPPPAALQMTQMVYGFWVSRSLQIMAELELADTIGDTPKTVEELAEASGTHAPTLRRLLRLLSGLGVLVKDESTQRWALTELGGMLRKDNPGSVYGSLRAHGHILSWQAWGDLATALKTGKPTVEKFMGDTFFNYMTTHPDVAAIFNGSMAAYQTLNAPAVVNGYDFSSARSIVDVGGGTGMLLTHILKANPGVRGTVFEMPHVAVEARERIAEQELSPRCDVVAGDFFERIVPEGKDVYILSQILHDWDDEQSLRILKCIRAAMRPDSRLLIVETVLPGDNVPHFGNLYDLAMLVLVGGRERTGPEYTALLEKAGLRLSNVFPTTMPPSVVEAVVA, translated from the coding sequence ATGAGCCAGCAACCTCGAGCCTCTCACGCGCCTCCGCCCGCCGCTCTGCAGATGACGCAAATGGTCTATGGCTTCTGGGTTTCCCGGAGCCTTCAAATCATGGCGGAACTCGAGCTCGCGGATACCATCGGTGATACGCCCAAGACGGTCGAGGAGCTCGCCGAGGCCAGTGGGACGCATGCGCCCACGCTGCGCCGGCTGTTGCGCCTGCTCAGCGGCCTGGGGGTGCTCGTGAAGGATGAGTCCACGCAGCGCTGGGCCCTGACGGAGCTGGGTGGAATGCTTCGCAAGGACAACCCCGGCTCCGTGTATGGCTCGCTCCGGGCGCATGGACACATCCTGTCGTGGCAGGCGTGGGGAGACCTGGCCACCGCCTTGAAGACGGGCAAGCCCACGGTCGAGAAGTTCATGGGCGACACGTTCTTCAACTACATGACGACGCATCCCGACGTCGCCGCCATCTTCAATGGCAGCATGGCCGCGTACCAGACGCTGAACGCGCCCGCCGTGGTGAACGGATATGACTTCTCCTCCGCGCGCAGCATCGTCGACGTGGGCGGCGGTACGGGCATGCTGCTGACGCACATCCTCAAGGCCAATCCCGGCGTCCGCGGCACCGTCTTCGAAATGCCACACGTGGCGGTGGAGGCCCGCGAGCGAATCGCCGAGCAGGAGCTGTCGCCGCGGTGTGACGTCGTCGCTGGTGACTTCTTCGAGCGCATCGTTCCCGAAGGCAAGGACGTCTACATCCTGTCGCAGATCCTCCATGACTGGGACGACGAGCAGAGCCTGCGCATCCTCAAGTGCATCCGCGCGGCGATGCGTCCCGACTCGCGGTTGCTCATCGTGGAGACGGTGCTGCCCGGCGACAACGTGCCCCACTTCGGAAACCTCTACGACCTGGCCATGCTCGTGCTCGTGGGCGGCCGGGAGCGCACGGGGCCGGAGTACACGGCGCTCCTGGAGAAGGCGGGGCTGAGACTGTCCAACGTCTTCCCGACGACGATGCCGCCCAGCGTCGTCGAAGCCGTGGTGGCCTGA